From Oncorhynchus keta strain PuntledgeMale-10-30-2019 chromosome 25, Oket_V2, whole genome shotgun sequence, one genomic window encodes:
- the LOC127911769 gene encoding interleukin-1 beta-like, whose protein sequence is MEFESNCSLMKNTSASVAWSSKLPQGLDVEISHHPITLRCVANLIIAMERLNGGKGFTLRRDESLLNFLLESAVEVLELESARTEASSRAAGFSSKGEYECSVTDSENKCWVLNEGSMELHAMMLQGGSSYHKVHLNLSTYITPVPSETKARPVALGIKGSNLYLSCITSDGTPTLHLEEVADKEQLKSINHESDMVRFLFYKQDTGVDISTLESAHYRNWFISTALQQDNTKMVNMCQRATPNRFTTFTVQRHN, encoded by the exons ATGGAATTTGAGTCAAACTGCAGTCTAATGAAG AACACCTCTGCCAGTGTAGCATGGAGCTCCAAACTGCCTCAGGGTCTGGATGTGGAGATATCCCATCACCCCATCACCCTGCGCTGTGTGGCCAACCTCATCATCGCCATGGAGAGGCTAAATGGTGGCAAGGGGTTTACCCTAAGAAGAGATGAGAGCCTGTTAAATTTCTTGCTGGAGAGCGCAGTGGAAG TGTTGGAGTTGGAGTCGGCGCGCACTGAAGCCAGCAGCAGAGCTGCAGGGTTCAGCAGTAAAGGAGAGTATGAGTGTAGTGTCACTGACTCTGAGAATAAGTGCTGGGTGCTCAACGAAGGGTCTATGGAGCTGCATGCTATGATGCTGCAGGGAGGCAGCAGCTACCATAAAG TGCATTTGAACCTGTCTACGTACATCACGCCTGTCCCCAGTGAGACTAAAGCAAGACCTGTAGCCCTGGGCATCAAGGGATCCAACCTCTACCTATCCTGCATCACATCAGATGGCACGCCCACCCTGCACCTAGAG gaggtGGCAGACAAGGAGCAGCTGAAGTCCATCAACCATGAGAGCGACATGGTGCGCTTTCTCTTCTACAAACAGGACACCGGAGTTGACATCAGTACCCTGGAGTCTGCCCATTACAGGAACTGGTTCATCAGCACGGCCCTACAGCAGGACAACACCAAGATGGTGAACATGTGCCAGAGGGCAACCCCCAACCGCTTCACCACATTCACTGTCCAGCGCCACAACTAA